The following coding sequences lie in one Miscanthus floridulus cultivar M001 chromosome 9, ASM1932011v1, whole genome shotgun sequence genomic window:
- the LOC136483163 gene encoding uncharacterized protein, whose translation MRALSSVGVGLAVVSSLLLLALTAELYYIFVHKRRQRRRAAAISDAASSPSSSSRELLQLFCFKKPPAVLASNYAVSEPAATAAVAVSVDGGGGDDDDETVEAQLMRLGSLVGPTRLLFTIKEETREDLESEDGGRRGRSRSLGELLHCAETSPFLTPRASPSPVPTAALDNSYNPRFESPAASPGPGAAPAVSPPPKFQFLRDAEEKLYRRALAEEEAMRAQRSPRSPAAAAEEDGGYITIVVAKNNRAIPMLSPSPPTAATAGSGHQ comes from the coding sequence ATGAGAGCTCTAAGCAGCGTCGGCGTCGGGCTGGCCGTGGTGTCGTCGCTGCTCCTGCTGGCGCTCACCGCGGAGCTCTACTACATCTTCGTGCACAAgcgccggcagcggcggcgcgccgCGGCCATCTCCGACGCGGCGTCGTCCCCGTCCTCCTCCTCGCGCGAGCTGCTCCAGCTCTTCTGCTTCAAGAAGCCGCCGGCGGTGCTCGCGTCCAACTACGCCGTCTCGGAACCTGCCGCCACCGCAGCCGTGGCGGTGtccgtcgacggcggcggcggcgacgacgacgacgagacaGTGGAGGCGCAGCTGATGCGGCTCGGCAGCCTCGTCGGGCCCACGCGCCTGCTGTTCACCATCAAGGAGGAGACCCGGGAGGACCTGGAGTCCGAGGACGGAGGGCGGCGCGGCCGGAGCCGCAGCCTCGGCGAGCTGCTGCATTGCGCCGAGACGTCGCCGTTCCTCACGCCCAGGGCCTCGCCGTCGCCCGTGCCCACGGCCGCGCTGGACAACTCCTACAACCCGCGGTTCGAGTCCCCCGCGGCCAGCCCGGGCCCGGGCGCTGCCCCGGCGGTGTCGCCGCCGCCAAAGTTCCAGTTCCTCCGGGACGCCGAGGAGAAGCTCTACCGCCGCGCACTCGCCGAGGAGGAGGCCATGAGGGCGCAGAGGTCGCCGAGGTCGCCGGCGGCCGCTGCCGAGGAGGATGGCGGGTACATCACCATCGTGGTGGCGAAGAACAACCGCGCCATCCCCAtgctgtcgccgtcgccgcccaccgccgccaccgccggcagTGGCCATCAGTGA